Below is a window of Nicotiana tabacum cultivar K326 chromosome 19, ASM71507v2, whole genome shotgun sequence DNA.
GAAGTTGAAGTGCGAAGATTTTGAAGAAAGAATGGATGCCATCACCTGAATTCCAGTCCTTGATCTTAAGTTAATAAGAAGTGTTGATCTGAGTCTTATGTTCTTAGGGAGATTATTGTTTTTCTCTGTTGCTCCCTTGTCTTTCTTACCCTCACCTGCCAAATTTTGCATTAAAATTTACTGCCATGACTCTGTATTCCCAGCAGTTCAAACAATAAAAGTACTGTTTAAACTAGtttttaattctttttgaatCTAACTTATTTACTCTGATCGTGTAAAGAAAATAGAGATTACAATATTTGTGTAATTTTACATGTTCTATATAACAGGTTGCCTACCTTCTTGTTATTAACAACTACTCCTAATACATGAGGCAGACGAACTTACCATATCTCCTGTTAAGATAGATAGATAAACCAGCCTGTGTTACTCCCACGGCGACATCGTTTATTGTCTGTGCAAGAAATAACAAAATCAATAGACATATATTAGCAACATCTAACATACATCATAGCATTTGATTGGACTAAGAATATATGTACCATATTTAATGTATTTTTCACCAACTTCAAATCATCAAGACTGATTGTCCTATGAGCAAGTCGCCTAGGATTAAACTCAGAACCAGGCCTGCCCTTAATTGGCGTATTTGTGTCCTTCAAAAAAACAGTCGTGGCCATAAACATCAACACATCTACTATTGTGTTCCAAAACAATCTCATAAATGACCAAACTTTTGCAACATATGGCCACAATCCCTTTGACCTCGAATACTGGTCCGAAGAATTAATAGGCCTCTTTTTATTTCCTGGAATAGTTGGAAGTTTATCTGGATGAGCAGTTTGGCGAGTACAGGCGAGTAGAAGGGACATAAAAGAGGTGCCATCTCCAAGTGAATGGTGGATTCGTAAAACGGCAACAGCCTCAGCATCTGATGTTTTGACGTTGAGAAGATGGAGATCCCAGAGAGGTTTTGACTTGTCAAGTGTGGTTTTGCTAAGGTTGTGAATATAGTTATCCACGAATTTGTCTGGTGATTCCTGCAGGTTTTGTTCATCCACTTGTGGCACTACAACGTGCTTTTCTACGTCCACCTTTGTGCGCACCCATTTCATTTCTCCATTATTTTTCTCATCCACCACCTTACAAAGAATGAAACATGTAGTTTAAGAAGGCATACTAGCTACTAAGTCAAAGATCGAAGgcatatgatttttttttgttattttgaaAATCCTCTTTTTTAGTAGTTAACAATACTATTATTTATGTATCGGACGGTTAAATATGTTCAGTCAAATATTACAATTTTCGTACCTGGAGGCTGGAGAAACGAGGATGCTTAACGAAAGTATGGACCAACTGCTCTTTGATAACTTGAGGATTGATTCTTGATTTGCTGCCCATTATGGATAAAACGTGGACGTTGAAGTTGGGCTCGTGAAATAACCTTGCTGACGGACTTAATGGCTCTTCTTCAGCTGCTTCCATGGCTAATTTTGGCTTAGTTTGAATCGGTTTCAGACTCGGTTTTATCAATCTTATGGACTCCATTAATGCAGAGAACTTGTTCTCAATAACGTCTAGCTACTAACTACTTAATAGTAATAACTTTTCTGTTGTTTTGAAAATGGGTTTCTGTTGCTTGCTTTATATATAAGTTGGAAAACCAAAGTACGTATTTACTTTCGTCAACATGAATATAGCTGAAGGTTGATGATTGTGCTATAAATGGCAATTGTGTCAGGTCAACAAAGAGCAGTAATAGTTTATTGCTTTCTTTTAGCTCACTATTATCCCAAAATCCTCTAAGAGACAGTTGTTTTGGGAAACCATAGCCTTTGGGTTTTCCTTGGGAAACAGTTTTGGTTTTACTGTAGGGCCACATGTATGTATGCGATAAAGAGAGTTTAATTGTCCCCTATACTATGCAAATAGAATAGAAATAAATGCTTTGTATGTGCATACATAATACATTTATTAATCCCTTTGATTATAGTAATTATTACATATAGTGGCAAAGGTGGTTCAAATTTTTTGTTCAAATCTCAAATGTTGCATTCTGATagtatcttcttctttttttttgcatGGTTTTCTTGACCCGTTTTGATATCTGTCGATCCATCTACAGCTTACAAAGCCTTTATTAACTTCTATTGATCTCTAGCTGCATGCCAACTGCACTAGATCTCTTCTTGTCAGGTTTTCGAGTCCTAAACTTGTCACAAACGATTAAAgagatttttgtgattttttaaggCCGTTAGGCTTTACTTTTTCcaagaatgaaaagaaagtgaGTTGAGAATATGCACACGTACaactttttgtcctttttttcttctaattttctcTTTTGTGAAGTCATTCGGTCCAAATGTAGTGCGGCTGTCTAAAAAAGACTATGGAAGCAGGGACGATGCAGTGATTGAACCCGTAACTTTCGACCTCGAATAAAAATTTACATGTAAAAGTTAATTCGTTAAATTTTGGCAGATAtgcataactttaaaaatatacaacaatagcaacaatccagtataatctcactagtgaggtttggggagggtagtgtgtacgcagaccttacccctaccctggggtagagaggttgtttccaaatgaccctcagcatccttccctccaagaactctccaccttgctcttggggtgactcgaactcacaacctcttggttggaagtggagggtgcttaccatcagagcaacccatcttgtcaaaaaaaaaaaaaaaaaattcgaaaaatatataggagatattttttgaaaattccgTCGGAAATTTCCGACAAAAATATATAGgagatattttttgaaaattctgTCGGAAATTTCTGACAAAAAAATTCAGTCAGAAATTTCGGTCGGAATTTAGCGCTTTTCTAGTAGTAAGCGCCATTCAAGAAAGGACAGAGTTAAACGTCTGTTTCTTGATAAGCAAACATGGACTCGAGAGTTTTGCTGATCTCCAACTAGCAAGTTAGATCTGATTATTCTATTATTTCAAGCTATATATTAGTGATCTCATCACGTGTACTCATCAGCATGCAATTATCTAGTCAAAGACCCAATCATGTTCTCTATTATAGCTGCAATGCATCAGCTGGTCGAAATAAAGTCTTTGGCCATTTCCTCTTCTTCTACATCTCCTAATGTCCCATACAATCAtgctaataaataaataaataaaaggtgaTTATTTAATTAAAGTTTGTATTTTTATGAGCAAGTTATTAATTTTAGTAAAGGAAATGAACAAGAAGAATGACAACATAAAACCTCGGAATATTCCAAATAAAACTTCTAAAATGGATGGCCGCGCCGCCTGACGATCTCCCTTCTTTTTTCTTACTTAAAGTGATTGGTTTTTACTaataaaaaataatgaaacaaaatATGAGAGTAAGACAAACCAACTCCCGGTAATACAAATGAGAGAAAGTGGACGTATCCAATTTCCTCTACATgttaaaaaaagagaaacaatGAAAACTACGTTATCCTTGGATACAAGAAGATCAGATGTCAGCAAAATGAATCACCACCGAATACTTATTCTTAAACAGTACTTCCTTTCCCTTGTTTTATTTGGAGAGTACAGGACGTTCTTCTTTGATCACATTTTTTTAGATATTTCGCAAATATTCTAAattattataatttataatattattttacaaactgtaaatatgtaaattttattttcaaaaacttgaagaatttatatttaaatttacggttaaaattatgaaatttgACCCTCGTACTCCGAACCTTGCCACATAAAGTGTAACGAAGGGAGTACATTAATTCATTAAACCCTTTAAAATTTGTAgatttaaaattataatatttaagttGTTATTACATATCAGCTTGTTTTATGTAACACTCCGTAAATTCGGACTAGGTGTGGAtgtgttaaatgagtattaatttgatattttagacatgtgaaatCATATCGAgatgagtatgggtggaaatagttgttttggaatcaagacggagagtgaggtgcataaaattcgataaaatcgactaagtttatggaAGATCTGTCTTCCAGCCTGATTTCGTGAAGATCTATTAGGAATTTGAGAAAacttaaaacatgaaagttgtagatatttGAATACatttccaatgatatattgtggagctCGAACGGATCTTTATAAAAAAAAGTTATGTATATTTAACTGGACAATGCGCAGTATGTATGCCCAGGTGCGCGCCCAGCTGGTCCCGTGCGCAGCTGCGCACTTGTGGCAGTGCTATTGCCCTTTATGCGCGTCCAGGTCTGCTGTTGGACCTTCAGTTGCATATAAGCGCACCCGAAAAGTCGTTTTAAAAGCCCTACTTCGTCCCCCACACCCCAAAACACGAAAACTTATTCTataaagggaagctctcaagaacctaacttccccaaggtccctccatcatccaaggtaaATTCTAATGATGAttttaagttaatttcaattcttcaacaccttattaacatgaGTAAACCCTCCAAATCATTAGATATCcgggacatcattgttgagaaaagaaaccctaaaactcgaattcaagaagattgaacgtcaaagGGTAATATCTTCACCTTCTAATTGATTATAGCATTGgcttaatgattatagactctaagttcatgagatatgagttgatgggtttgatagaaaagcatgaacagttataggtttgggttgttgattgttgattattggttaagagtcttgtttatcttatgggtgataaatgatattgattataagaaatttgagattttataagtaatcaaaacatgattattattgctaatatggaattcctttgacttgtattgatatagattaaagttaaaagggttggcgaatgttgtattacgctcaagagtaggaaattaaggtatgtgaggttaactctctatgtttgggaatgttaatgattctccccaTACTACATTTCTTTTACGACATTACTAACTACCTCAGAAATATAGGTAagctagttccttgaatagttgcagaacttctattctctaatttcgtaactcgttcatgactttcattatgaacgttgtgagctcaggcctaatcaatatagacttgggtttaaTGCCCCtgagtctcagtctagattactcatcaattcataaacagttgaagattcaattttcataatcggtttatgaatacatgtctcagtctagtcctattcagtattccagtatcatgtaactcagtatgattcattatttcagcatcacgtattgcagtatgattctcagttcctgaattTAAACCCATGAATGTTAAACACCTGTATTGGgcttgaggccgtagtttatgctttatgcatatttgggcctgaggctgtagTTTATGTTTTATGCACGTTTGGGCCTggggccgtagtttatgctttatgcatttttgggcctgaAGTCGAagttaggggtgttcaaaaccgaaccaaaACCGAAAATCGAACCGCAAAAgtggcttaatggcttattggtatcaggTTATCGGTTTAACGGATGGGGAACagattgaaattttattattaacggcttatcggtttagGGGCGgtttattcaatttttttatcGGATAAACTGTTAACtcgttaaatatatatatatatatatatatatatatatatatatatatatatatatatatatatatatatatatatatatataggcttatTGGTATCAGGTTATCGGTTTAACGGATGGGGAACagattgaaattttattattaacggcttatcggtttgggagcggattattcaattttcttatcggataaACTGTTAACTCgttaaatatacatatatatcccTTCCACAGTTCCACTTATCCACTGttgaagaatttttattttttctgttgcTCAAACCTATAACATGCCAACAATCTCCTTCGTTACATGTTATAAATATATAGGTAAATGGAATATTAATGCCACCAGATGGACTAGATTGTTGGCCAAAAGAAGATAGTAGCAAGCAATAGCTTGTGTTTTATGACCATTGAAGGTAACGGTGAAAAATGATGGGAATACATGCAAAGTAAACTAGCTTTTTGCTGGTATTTACTAGTAACAATGTAACACGAATGACCAAAATAGGCCTCTATAATATATATTTAACTAGGcagataaaccgcccgataatagctaaaccgataccaatcctcCTAATATATTATCGGGTGGCTAgaggattaatacatttaaaagtcgaaagccaaaccgttaagagtaaataaccgcctgatccgcccgataagcagccctagtcgtagttatgtatacatatacttgggcccgaggccgtagcTTGTGTACATATATATTGGGGCCGAGGCCGTAGTTTATTCAGATAAATAggtggttcatcattcagaagagggagtattcatatccttacttcctttgttcagttatcaattatcttttcactttcagtttcatcagTTATCAGCTCactttcagtttcagcatttataactctttcttttagttattttacatactagtgcaattcaaatgtactggcGTCCCTTTCGTTCAGGTAATAATTTATAGGTTGACAATTCAGAGCgttaggattctcgtaccagctatatAGTGAGCCCTAGTTCTTTCGgtgcattatcattactttatagTCTTCGATATTTTTTGACAATTAGTATTtttagtacttcattagaggcttcatagacaagAGTAACAGCTAAACAGAGTCACAGGattttcatgttaagcaatgtttGCTACAGatatgttttagaattttatTAGTGCTTCGCACTTGATTTATAACATTcggactttcagtatatcagcatgtgttagctTATCTTTCACATTCAGTATGTCCTGATAtaacatgttgattcagccagtcAGTTGGTTCGCTCAGTCGTATGTAGCCAAAAATCaggtgtcgtgttacgtccaggcccaggttcggggcgtgacaaagcttggtatcaaagcactaggttcaagtTTCCTAGGGATTTTAGGAAGCCGTGTCCAacagagtttcctttatatgtatGTGTCGTCCATACATATAAACGGTTAACTATCAAAACATTcaggattgtctcatttctttctactctagatcgtgccatgaaaCTTAGAGCAATAGGTAACCTTTTCTTCATATCAAATTCCAGACGTATCGAATGCCCAAGCGACGGGTAGAAAGAACCCAAGGTGCTAGAGAGGATGATTGCCCATTGGGGTATAATTACAGGTAGGTAACAAATGAGACTTGAGAGGATGTTGaaagtgggatgcaatggatagAAGTATAGATTAGAGaataaccttatcagaaagtacaaaagcagttattATGTTTTATGGTTATCTGTTTACCTCAGTTACCAGTTGTATAGTACTCTTTCAGTTAGCaggtttatggttattcagtTATTTAGTTGTCAGATCTCTAATTTTCAGTGTATCCTATTTCTGGTGTCTTGTGAGTATACAGTGATGCCTATGGTGCTCAAAGAAAGTGTAAGTAACAGTGATTATAGAGAAATCTTCGTACGTTTTAGGTTCGGATTAAGACCCAAAGGTCGCCAGATGATGCAGAAAGTAATTTATCAAAGGATAGTATACTCTGAAGGACAAGTTTGTATATGGTAGTGTCTCCGTAGGCGTTTTACCTCACAGAACAATTTcattttaattcttgaaaataaaGCCACATGTTGGATGATGATAGTTTAGATGTCAAACCTCACAGTGTAACAGGTTAAGAATTTAGCCGCAACGGGAATAGAATTAACCACTAtagttttggacagaaaagagcctAGGGGCAAAATACCTAAGAGTCAGAAACGTTTGATATTACCAAAGAAGTATTTTTCGTACAACTCATGTATATGACTATGAAGATATGATGTACAAAATGAGAACCAAGAGCAAGCAATATTGAAtttcagggaatgattttaagttgttcagATTTATTTAAATCGGAACTAGAAAGTACTACGTTAGTAAGTTACTATAAGAAGCAactattattgtgagataaaagatatgacagTTCCCCCTTAGATTATGTGACTAAGTGTTTACCCCGGATGTTTATAGTTTGatatgattttgaaatgtatagaaagtttggggttagatattctaatttcatttaaaacAGATAaaatttccctaagtgtgatccatgtatATAGTTttaataaaaaaggaaatatagTATGCGACCGTAGAATAAGGGCGGATGGTAAAGGAAGTTAGGAATAACCTTATGCctcactttagttattcaaagcagaaCAAGAAAACATGATGGTAGCAGGTGGTTAGTGAAAGAATAGTAAATAAGTTTTGAGTAGATACAGTGAATTAGCAATTTCTGCAGAGCTAGTAGAGGTACaatttgatttacttagctaGGTTAACACTAGTGAGTGGGTAACATTTTGAAATACCGAATGAGTATTAGAATCCAAAAAGTTTAAGTTAAACCCTAAGTACAGTGAcattggaagaaaaaaaatcaactagGCAGTAAGAAAGCAAACTACAGAACAATAGTCTTTAATAATTAGCGAAAAGGGGTTTCCCCAAGATTGACAGTATGAGCAGAGTTAAATCAttaagattgtgtatgatagttgtgaatacatCAACTTTCCGTTTATGTAAGTAATTTAGTTTTTTCTAGTTAGAAAGATTGCTTAGAAGTAAGTCGGAAGATGAGTCGTTATTGACATAAAGTGCAAAGAATTTTATAAGATAATGGAAGTTGTTTGGATCCCATCAAAAGAGAAGGATCCGCGAGTACAAGACCTTAACCTTTGGTCTAAGGGCGAGATGTGAAAATCTCCATTAAATCTAGTTGGAAATTTGAAACCTGCATAGTGAGCATGGgatataaaaactataaaatcatGCCCAGTTACGTATCACAAGAGTAGTTccattgcacgagactctaatcTTCGGAGTACTGGTCAAAGACTTAGCTTGCAACAatactattattttttttcagGAAGTACCTTAAAAGATAACTAATTATGGGAAGTAGCTCATGGTTGAGTCAAACAAGATATCTATGTTGTAAGAAGTTCATCGCATAGCCAAGCTAGGAGTTCGACTTTCGGACTCCGAAGATGGTGGAGTTGTTATCCAGAACATGACTTgttcctccttagtagccgaagtaAGGGAGAAACAATGTAGTGATCCCTACTTGTTGCAGTTGAATGAGGGGATTCACAAGCATAAGACGATGGCTTTTGAACCAGGGGGAgagatggtactttgaggtaccaagatAGACTGTATGTTCCATACATAGATGGACTTATAGAGGGAGGATCATGTTAGAAGCCCATAATTTTAGATCGTGGTGCTCAGTTTACAACAAACCTTTAGAAGTCCTTTCCAAAAGGATTAGGCGCAAGAGTAAACATCGGCATAGTTTTTCATCCTCTGAAAGATGGCCAGgtagagcgtactattcagacacttgaggatatgtccttgattttaaaggtaattgggatgatcacatagctctcattgagtttgcttataTTAACAactaccattctagtatcaagatAGCACCGTACGAATCTCTATATGGGTGAAGGCGTAGATAGCCAATTAGTTGGTTCGAAGTTGGCGAAGCAGAGTTGTTAGGACCAGATTTGGTCTAACAagctatggagaaagtcaagttgattcaagagcatttGGAGACGGATCAGAGTCACCAAAAGTCCTATTTAGACGTGCGGCATaaagacctagagtttcaagttgatgattgggtgtttctggaagtttcgcctatgaaaagtgttataagatttgggaagaaaggaaagctcaGCCCCAGATACATCGGGCCGTATAGGATCCTATGAAGGGTCGggcaagtagcttatgagttagagttgacACCAGAATTGGCATATGTACACCAgtatttcacgtgtcatgttataaTATTCAAGTTTCCAATATTCAGATattcatgtcagttcagtactcagatattcATGCCAGCTTAGTACTCAGATATTCATGTCAATTCAGTACTCAAATATTCATGCCAGTTCAGtattcatatatccatgttagttcagtattcacCTATCCATGGCAAACCAGTATTCACGTATATATTTCATGTTATCCGTAATATAATGCCATGTGAGGCTTGTGTTAAACTCTTTAGCTGGCGGGTGTTTTGGAGAAATTTTTAAGGTAACTAACCTTTTCATTTAGACCTTATATTATAATCTCCATGTCTTCCAGTATTCAGTCAGCTCAGTATTCAGTCAGTTCAGTAGTCATTCAGTTCAATACCTATTCAGTTCAGTATCTTAGCAGTTCAATAATCATGTATTCATTCAATTTAGTATGTAGGCATTCATAACAGTTCAGTATTCACATATTTCTATCAGACACATTTAAGGCCAGAGTTAGCCGTAGTTACAGAAAGGACAATCATTCAAGGACGAATAATCctagggggagataatgtaaaaCTCCATAAATTTGAACTAGGTGTGAATGTGTTAAATaagtattaatttgatattttatacATGTGAAATCCCATTGGAATGAGCATGGGTGGAAATAGTTACTTTGGAATCAAGACGTAAAGTGAGGTGCATACAATTCGATAAAATTAACTAAGTTTATGGAAGGTCTGTATTCCAGCCTGATTTAGTGCAAATCTATTAggaattttgatattttatacttcaataccatacaagagggggtgatttgtgtgatgtccaatttttcgtgtgcatagattatagaagtacatggttcttctatgtgttccttatactactgttgcgaaataataaatgcagaaagtaaagaacacaagtatttttacatggaaaacaccaggctcaaaaggtgaaaaaatcatgacctactacctagtaggattttccccaacacgtcactaaatcactgagccaaaaacagcatttacaaaactctttgtaaacctaaggattacctataaccctttgtggcaaccagcctcagACTGTTGCGAcaatttcaagttaactctaacttaaaTACTACACTCAGAGTACCTAGTACAAATACTTCTagagaaagctgaaaggtacaactcaaacgCCCTACTACAACTGAACTATAATAAAATATAGACACTttgaactggttcttctatctggttcatgtaacTTCAGCTTCGCGCACTTGAATCACAgaggaattgcttgcaaaatgccttgctattttgttcTCAACTCTCGTTTAACTTCAGCATTAGTGCGTGTCTGTAAAATGAGAATATCCtacaatatatagagttagtagaatagaaaataactagaagtctaatgctttactcttccttggtggaagagttctagttatcttcaacttctaactcctcccttatataggatagagttctcttcgagtaaagagtccttctccttatcaattatgcaaccttttcattcaggagatatcagatataaccacttaAGCTTCACATGCATGCCTTGTGCTTGAATATTCCCGTATTTGTGTACACTGTGCATGGACATGGTTCATGCTTAAGTtcttttgtcaatcatcaaaacaaacttactTAGGCCAACAAATCCCctccttttgatgatgacaaactctgtgcttttcataagcataAGACATGTTTCAACACAGCTCAACATCAACATAATCTTAGAACGCTTTCCATTtaaagtcataaatcatcaagaagcgggttcattaggttataaatatcacagtGCAAAGTAAAAAGCACAACCTATCTCccccctttttggcatcatcgaaaagttgcataattatattagataaccagattttaatagatatcactcatggccactggggctacttGAAATGCAATCATGGAGTCAAGCATCATTTATCAATCTAATAATATTAGCTatctaagaagcatcaacaaaTAGTTAGAGCACAAAAATAGTTGATTATCATTGATACTAGTCatccacaaagcataaagaaaaataaaggtactggatcatgagcaaaaataacaacaacaaaaatcccaTCCAGGTCACTGGTTTGTCTAACTAGGCTAGGAAGGTTTCAAGGctgggaaggaccaggttcttggttTCTGGCCTGAAGCAGCTTCAACATATCATGAAAAATGCCttcattcttctccttctcctttgcaagctcagccctgagagcatccctctcagtTTCTACTTCAGCTAGCCCCTTcttcagcctctcaatctcagcatccttagccccactctcCTGTACCAAGGCTCTCACTTTGCTGTTCACAGGCACCTTCTtggaagaaccaggttctttagcAGCAACATGGACTTCATAGGCACAAATAATCAAAGTGTTTGCCCCAAAGTGATCTTTGCTTGTACCAATATCCCATTTCTTTAGGGGAACCTTGAAATGATCCAGTATGGTGGTGAGAATGAAACCATAGGGTATGACATGAGTTTTGGTGCCATTTAGAACCCTATCAAGGAGCTGGATAATAAATCTTGGCCAATTAATCT
It encodes the following:
- the LOC107761933 gene encoding wax ester synthase/diacylglycerol acyltransferase 11-like; this encodes MESIRLIKPSLKPIQTKPKLAMEAAEEEPLSPSARLFHEPNFNVHVLSIMGSKSRINPQVIKEQLVHTFVKHPRFSSLQVVDEKNNGEMKWVRTKVDVEKHVVVPQVDEQNLQESPDKFVDNYIHNLSKTTLDKSKPLWDLHLLNVKTSDAEAVAVLRIHHSLGDGTSFMSLLLACTRQTAHPDKLPTIPGNKKRPINSSDQYSRSKGLWPYVAKVWSFMRLFWNTIVDVLMFMATTVFLKDTNTPIKGRPGSEFNPRRLAHRTISLDDLKLVKNTLNMTINDVAVGVTQAGLSIYLNRRYGEGKKDKGATEKNNNLPKNIRLRSTLLINLRSRTGIQALADMMAKDTEAKWGNCVGYVLLPFKIALRDDPLDYIREVKATIDRKKKNSLEAICTFSISKLALKLFGIKASSTISHRILTNTTLCFSNLVGPQEEIGFYGHPMAYLAPSSYGQPHALMINFQSYINKMTIVLSADESVIPDPHQLLDDFEQSLKLIKDAVVERGLCLG